The following coding sequences lie in one Aspergillus puulaauensis MK2 DNA, chromosome 3, nearly complete sequence genomic window:
- a CDS encoding uncharacterized protein (COG:S;~EggNog:ENOG410PTUR;~InterPro:IPR024645;~PFAM:PF11093;~go_component: GO:0042720 - mitochondrial inner membrane peptidase complex [Evidence IEA]), with the protein MAPLVPVFSAEKLPEHVNIVTRNFQEKRRKGGAVELEKCKLLEMVQYSCNPPQDGVPKPGVVVCKPVVRLFRRCAGGLTVETTSWERIRQAEEDAKQKSEARDTSKA; encoded by the exons ATGGCACCCCTCGTCCCCGTTTTCTCTGCCGAAAAGCTTCCGGAACATGTGAACATTGTGACCAGGAACTTCCAGGAAAAGCGCCGCAAGGGCGGTGCAGTGGAGCTCGAAAAATGCAAGCTCTTGGAAATGGTACAATATTCATGCAACCCTCCTCAAGACGGGGTCCCCAAACCGGGGGTTGTGGTCTGCAAACCGGTGGTGCGCTTGTTTAGGCG ATGCGCAGGAGGATTAACCGTCGAGACAACTTCATGGGAACGTATTCGGCaagcggaagaagacgcGAAGCAAAAAAGCGAGGCTCGGGATACTTCGAAGGCCTAA